TTGGTTTCAGCCATATCTGACTTAAAGCGAGCCAAAGCCCTTATTTGCTCAACGATTGGTTCCAGTTGAGCTTGGCGTTTGGCTAATTTAACCATCTCCGGCGTACCAGCCAGGCTTGGATCAACCAACTTTAAGTCGTTCGTCTCATACTCCGCCAAAATGTTTTCGATCATTTGTTCCATAGCAAAAGCCCTGCCTTAATAGTAGCAGAGCTCCTCCGTCTAGTAATTTAGCTGTCTTGAGCTTCGGGGGCAGTTTCGACGGTATCGGCCTGGAGTTCGTCTTGAACTTCAGCTAGGTCGGGATCAGTTTTTTTATTGCGAACCTTGGATTGTTTTTCTTGAAGTTGGCTAGCTTTGGTGCGGCGAGCGTTAAATTTATCGACCCGACCAGCGGTATCGAGCAGTTTTTGCTTGCCAGTATAGAACGGATGGCAATTCGAACAGATCTCAACGGTGATCTCGGGGACCGTAGAGGTCGATTCAAAGGTGGTGTCGCAGCCGTTGCAGTGCACCTTTGTGGTCATATATTCGGGGTGAATTCCGGTTTTCATAACCTGAGTAGTGTAACAGGTTTGACGTGTTTGATCAAGAGTAATAAGTGTAACATCTGGCATCTTTGTGTTGGCAACCAGAGTCAATTCTGTTATAGTTCTTGAGTTGAAATCATTAATCATCAACTCGCCATTTCATCCTCCCACCCAAGTGGGTCGGCGAGCGAAGGAAAGGATCTGATTTGTCTGAACCAACATTAAAAGAATTATTGGAGGCCGGGGCTCACTTTGGTCACCAAACCCGGCGCTGGAACCCCAAAATGGGGCCGTTTATTTATGGCGCCCGGGGCGGCGTGCATATTATCGATTTGACCAAGACACTGCCGGCCTTGCAGGATGCCATTAAATTTGTCGAGCAGCTGACCGAAGGTGGTGGTGCGATTATGTTTGTCGGGACCAAGCGCCAAGGGGCAGCCATTGTGGCTGGGGCGGCTAGAGACGCTGGCATGCCCTATGTAACTGAGCGCTGGTTGGGCGGGATGTTGACGAATTTCCGAACCATCCAAAGCCAGGTCAAACGGTTGATCCGACTGGAAGAGCAAGTTGAGAGTGGGGAAGTGGCCGAGCAGTTTAATAAGAAGGAAGCCTCTGGCGTTGATGATGAAATTGCCAAACTGGAGCGCATCTTTGGCGGCATTAAACAAATGGACAAGCTGCCACAGGCCCTATTTGTGGTTGATGTGCCGCGCGAAATCATTGCCGTTAACGAAGCACGCAAGCTGGGGATTCCGGTGGTGGCGATTGCCGATTCTAACACCAACCCGGATCTGATTGATTACCCGATTCCGGCTAACGACGATGCTATTAAATCAATTACCTTGATCACCGGGGCCATTGCTGATGCCGCCAAACGCGGAGCAGCCAAGTACCAGGCCAGCGCCAAACCCAAGGAGGAGGCTGAAGTTGCCGCTTAACACTACCGATGTTAAGAAATTGCGCGATCAAACCGGGGCCGGCATGATGGCGGCCAAGGAGGCTCTGGAAGCTGCCGGCGGCGATATGGAAAAAGCCATTGAACATTTGCGCAAGGCCGGGCAAGCCAGTGCCGCTAAACGGGTCGATCGCACAGCCAGCGCTGGCTTGATTGAATCCTATACTCACGCTGGCCGGATTGGCGTTTTGGTGGAAGTAAACTGCGAAACCGACTTTGTGGCCAGAACCGACGATTTTAAGGCCTTCGTGCACGACATCGCCATGCAAGTAGCGGCCACCGCTCCGGATTATGTTAGGCCCGAGGATGTGCCGGCTGAAGTTATCGCCAAAGAAAAAGACATTTATACGGCCGAAGCTGGCAGTGGCAAGCCCAAGGATGTGCTGGACAAGATTATCAGTGGTAAATTGGACAAATTTTATGCTAGCACTTGTTTAACCAAACAACCTTTCATTAAGGCTCCGGATATGACAATTGAGGCTTTGCAAACTGATTTAATTGCTAAATTGGGCGAGAATGTCGTAATCAAACGCTTTGCCCGCTACGAATTAGGAGTCTAGATGATCCAGGGCATCATAGATCAGGCTAACCCACGGATGGACAAGGCCGTAGACCACCTCCAAGACAGCCTGCGCCAGATTCGGACGGGCCGGGCCTCGACGGCTTTGATCGATGGCGTCACCCTTGAGCAATATGGCCAGATGGTACCACTGAAAACTGTCGCAACCTTGAGCGTGCCCGATGCTCATACCATTGCCATTTCGCCCTGGGACAAAAGTTTGATTCCAGTAATCGAAAAAGCCATCCGCGAGACCCAATCACTAGGACTCAACCCCAGCAATGATGGCGCTATTATCCGCTTGAATCTGCCACCAATGACGACGGAGCGCCGGACCGAGTTGACCAAACAGGTGGGGGAGCAGATCGAAGCTTGTCATGTGGCCCTGCGAAATATTCGTCATGACGTCTTGAATGAGGCTCGTAAGGCTGAGCAAGCTAAATCTGCCAGCCAAGATGATCTCAAATTCGCCGAAAACGAACTGAATAAAAGAATCGATGACTATCGCCGCAAGCTTGATGACATTAAGGCGGCCAAAGTTAAAGAGATTATGGAAGTCTAGTACGACCGGCGATGCCAAAACCGACACCCCAAACTAACAACGAATCGATTGTACCCAGACATCTTGGGCTGATTTTGGATGGTAACCGTCGTTGGGCTCTCGAAAATGGTTTTCCTAAACTAGAAGGTCATCGCTACGGGTACGAGACCCTCAAAACCATTGCTGATGCCGCTCTAGATCGCGGC
Above is a window of Candidatus Saccharimonadales bacterium DNA encoding:
- the tsf gene encoding translation elongation factor Ts encodes the protein MPLNTTDVKKLRDQTGAGMMAAKEALEAAGGDMEKAIEHLRKAGQASAAKRVDRTASAGLIESYTHAGRIGVLVEVNCETDFVARTDDFKAFVHDIAMQVAATAPDYVRPEDVPAEVIAKEKDIYTAEAGSGKPKDVLDKIISGKLDKFYASTCLTKQPFIKAPDMTIEALQTDLIAKLGENVVIKRFARYELGV
- the frr gene encoding ribosome recycling factor produces the protein MIQGIIDQANPRMDKAVDHLQDSLRQIRTGRASTALIDGVTLEQYGQMVPLKTVATLSVPDAHTIAISPWDKSLIPVIEKAIRETQSLGLNPSNDGAIIRLNLPPMTTERRTELTKQVGEQIEACHVALRNIRHDVLNEARKAEQAKSASQDDLKFAENELNKRIDDYRRKLDDIKAAKVKEIMEV
- the rpsB gene encoding 30S ribosomal protein S2 translates to MSEPTLKELLEAGAHFGHQTRRWNPKMGPFIYGARGGVHIIDLTKTLPALQDAIKFVEQLTEGGGAIMFVGTKRQGAAIVAGAARDAGMPYVTERWLGGMLTNFRTIQSQVKRLIRLEEQVESGEVAEQFNKKEASGVDDEIAKLERIFGGIKQMDKLPQALFVVDVPREIIAVNEARKLGIPVVAIADSNTNPDLIDYPIPANDDAIKSITLITGAIADAAKRGAAKYQASAKPKEEAEVAA